One Aphidius gifuensis isolate YNYX2018 linkage group LG5, ASM1490517v1, whole genome shotgun sequence genomic region harbors:
- the LOC122857381 gene encoding nucleosome-remodeling factor subunit NURF301 isoform X1, with product MTGRGTGKRRGRPPKAVVMERPKKFQYHLMKKPKYLSKTKDVNSKSRTPTPSRTSSPSIDDTSVVSTRRSTRSAKKAVQRGGKVVKPRKGGHTSNHQRRGYNSNVDYNDSEYHYGSDFGDESSEKSEIEDDPLLQTDDESSVTIGEPEPPSSDSDFSLSSFSTISNTTRKSILGILRPPSPEPLWLQNRDLPNLILPKSSDDLLASKEHIMKLLSIYEVLRHFRTLVRLSSFRFEDFCAAMTCDDQTNLLAEIHIMLIKSLLREEDSQQTHFGPLDQKDSINVSLYFIDALTWPEVLRSYLESDKNFDNNILNILNNGEYPFCSIDDRIIVLTFLTEQFLITNPVREDLLHEGNMHYDDHCRVCHRLGDLLCCETCPAVFHLGCVDPPLMDVPTEDWQCNICKAHRVTGVVDCIPDVEKNGLLCRQEHLGFDRHGRKYWFLTRRIFVEADNGDLWYYTTPLQFQELLESLDNNDMEVALYRELTDYKDEIIRQMELTETITNQFKGNKKSYLEIENAAILKMQKDKLEKEENDKKAKEKNDNNTDLQDKDKDDENKEKLIDDNNDNDDNKDIKMNDTSGVVVDADTNDEQIKNQTSDDKASTTLTGTIEDDDKQQSSDNDKTLSTTTQDGVTKKPTTILTRSKTGSLTPRSFNLDGSKKRTEIERIDKLLKDESNDNTRLTRQKAHQIASGTHLFKLGMDNTFKTYVNQYSTNTIALNKTQRNEERDKKRHLSHKFSLTHVSEFKWNGSLTGTRALLVSTIRQTILQLESNIQAPFMHPNWPLLRKPWTTAVSGCINPRDFVRTLIVLQGCIKSTVFASVWHDQLGHVKLQRVTALEREEKKRIDKKEKKDKDDEEEKNRTPNYWVKYRYVVKHQIAKQKGEEYRLHGQWGWLWVSGNRHVKIIDNNKIGLSAGPQRIMVQIRDQKGNKVLSLDPPTYEYLLKQYSDKSDDTTTESTSTTTATTSNDDVKPIIKQEIETEEINTDKKIEDEKKENDNKSELKNINNNNDNADNNDIIKNEIKDENNDGNKINFAFFKDMEINKIYKKIDNFDEIDVMKALTTSGRLLYPKIGKKSRIDDFLSRRTHLKTLEERKLIQNEKMKNDINNDNKNILNCNYTTKNLIPLNQQQQIQQLTPHTKLITPTVAELLNTVQQRIKNVRAQYVNVQNLAKNNKCYSKYCNMYIQSPKTLVTTKSLSPTCYSPLCLRRGRLRRDLVGLMKKATALSNNQVKAVNITGLTNLQQITKKDVTAIINNKNDDCHQNKDNVIRNDLDKTTTTTTSNFNDDLLSKDVRNECDSPVFKKPKIENDTTTTPTATTTTIKTDDNNIDDKSIINKINNNTSTTITVINKRGRKVDRCTKAKELTSDGTEKIYSTVNTEGKVYLKKITTTYNDRKKKRIPVVYPHCSTFSTKNKYRSILVLPQHELRKLSRVGGKQPAQGFHQIAKPNMSVWPYPCPRPLFKTCWLYKTVGLKSLASAALQLRIMWACLRWDDMAVKPLSNDGKHQITTDTEIMSLEILKHRHNGQFMDKTQYLRRKVVIPLELPKTIRETTSIRSGLRKRKRPESPQSTSPQVSEEWVDECTLELWEIKQYGDRMERKANAQVITRSRSIVPSPANTGNRGSIGVINDQLTAKSTPEEIKEKMELQLKIQRAAHQQKRQLEHRASPGGTNTQMIKVASGTNQDGVMKLISKVAIPATPQGKSQLTSLLTASNQNKQFIGTRRIFMTKAADGTTRVINGPTSILPKTPTSTTPTSAHTPNILKTVGTPTTPVQQVQQRVQILRAPDGKLQVRGLMPGQQIVQMPDGKLHVLNTNQTITTNQNSSPQSGKTIIGNKATPMKTLAIQQSQGNIVNSTTPPQLVRVKQQIVQQSPTQKAVTSTSVLTPQKNTIVVSNTGQVVNSTGQIMNTNQIVVNDANLAQQLASGKAQLATIGGHQVVIRSTPTGNQMVQLNSSTNSPGQLLLKGTTTGSPNLQKVIASTVSTSTSTVPTTPINTQSSITNVKTTPAQNVQETIVKSGIQTPTTTTTNIATTPASNISTIKSTRVSTNDANIEAQLLVGQPPGTTIKCVTATVIDTINGPRIVLQGLYSTDLSSSQIAMVQQQVKQQLLKQQTEADKQGTLGPIRIYLAVQPAINQAVVATTTPSATSTTITTSVQTSIATPTTPVVAANLKNQLTKTTTAVTTPVTSTATIPSTVVTSNVQKIIETTTTTVAPTTTTTATVASKENIPETLKQITNNDNNAKVVVQQVSKTTSDIDDTQKEKLCNNENIINKKNTTTNDDEFVVTPDYIHNSIKLALKQENLNPEIEEKLLRMQRYQEKQMKGSDTINHQSTIPSTPVQRTPVRKRPVPVSLSTPLVQSSTTALSSTTTTTTTTTTTTPLSSSSPSTTTTTAAVIATTTTTTTTPTATTTVSPKMTTVATPIKTEHTIAPSSQVQKENQTKINDNDTKNIFESPRKKIKQEPVTNESPPQKIITTPVKSSPTTTTTSPSSSTLIANNNIKIEDGINDTPKQNRGLKSKENYEIRKKQQQVQSNQQVLLFRHKELLKKDILKKRSSLEKELQIDINKDITDELTKRTKAERNKQDDVKIGSAKRKSNTQLPNQLSPINRNKGKKQRNSMSGNTPPGCGIINSGIGSGGSSGGTSSNNRMKKQKLYCLCRTPYDETKFYVGCDLCNNWFHGECVEITEEMSKTLSEFVCTECRHARDTQELYCLCKQPYDESQFYICCDKCQDWFHGRCVGILQSEADNIDEYVCPNCQRNSSVNFANMKNLNAKDLDLLKKVIKLIQQHKSAWPFMEPVDPNEAPDYYKVIKEPMDLQTIELRINDKTYKKLSEFIGDMTKIFDNCRYYNPKESPFFKCAESLETYFVNKIKSLREKFSEGK from the exons ATGACAGGAAGAGGAACAGGAAAACGACGTGGTCGTCCACCAAAAGCAGTGGTTATGGAAAgaccaaaaaaatttcaatatcatttaatgaaaaagccaaaatatttatcaaaaactaaAGATGTTAATTCAAAATCACGTACACCAACACCATCACGTACATCATCACCAAGTATTGATGATACAAGTGTTGTATCAACACGTAGATCAACACGTAGTGCTAAAAAAGCTGTACAACGTGGTGGTAAAGTAGTAAAACCACGTAAAGGTGGTCATACATCAAATCATCAACGTCGTGGTTATAATTCAAATGTTGATTATAATGATTCTGAGTATCATTATGGCTCAGATTTTGGTGATGAATCATCAGAAAAAAGTGAAATTGAAGATGATCCATTGCTACAAACAGATGATGAATCATCAGTTACAATTGGTGAACCAGAACCACCATCAAGTGATAgtgatttttcattatcaagtttttcaacaatatcaaATACAACACGTAAAAGTATACTTGGTATATTACGTCCACCAAGTCCAGAGCCATTATGGTTACAAAATCGTGATTTACCAAATCTAATATTACCAAAATCATCAGATGATTTATTAGCATCAAAAGAACATATTATGaagttattatcaatatatgaAGTATTGAGACATTTTAGAACACTTGTTAGATTATCATCATTTCGTTTTGAAGATTTTTGTGCAGCTATGACATGTGATGATCAAACAAATTTACTTGCTGAAATACATATTATgcttattaaatcattattacgTGAAGAAGATTCACAACAAACTCATTTTGGTCCATTAGATCAAAAAGATTCAATAAAtgtatcattatattttattgatgcaTTAACATGGCCAGAAGTATTACGTTCATATCTTGaatcagataaaaattttgataataatatattaaatatattaaataatggtGAATATCCATTTTGCTCAATTGATGATCGTATTATtgtattaacatttttaactgaacaatttttaataacaaatccAGTACGTGAAGATTTATTACATGAAGGTAATATGCATTATGATGATCATTGTCGTGTTTGTCATAGACTTGGTGATTTATTATGTTGTGAAACATGTCCAGCAGTATTTCATCTTGGTTGTGTTGATCCACCATTAATGGATGTACCAACTGAAGATTGGCAATGTAATATATGTAAAGCACATCGTGTTACTGGTGTTGTTGATTGTATAccagatgttgaaaaaaatggtttattATGTCGTCAAGAACATCTTGGTTTTGATCGTCATGGTAGAAAATATTGGTTTTTAACACGTCGTATATTTGTTGAAGCTGATAATGGTGATTTATGGTATTATACAACACCATTACAATTTCAAGAATTATTAGAATCattagataataatgatatggAAGTTGCATTATATCGTGAGTTAACTGATTATAAAGATGAAATAATACGACAAATGGAATTAACTGAAACAATTACAAATCAATTTAaaggtaataaaaaatcatatttagaaattgaaaatgcagcaatattaaaaatgcaaaaagataaacttgaaaaagaagaaaatgataaaaaagctaaagaaaaaaatgataataatacagatttacaagataaagataaagatgatgaaaataaagaaaaattaattgatgataataatgataatgatgataataaagatattaaaatgaatgatacaagtggtgttgttgttgatgctgaTACAAAtgatgaacaaataaaaaatcaaacatcTGATGATAAAGCTTCAACTACTTTAACTGGTACtattgaagatgatgataaacaaCAGTCatctgataatgataaaacattatcaacaacaacacaagATGGTGTTACTAAAAAACCAACGACAATTTTAACACGTTCAAAAACAGGCTCATTAACACCACGTTCATTTAATCTTGATGGTTCTAAAAAACGTACAGAAATTGAaagaattgataaattattaaaagatgaaaGTAATGATAATACAAGATTAACACGTCAAAAAGCACATCAAATAGCATCTGGtacacatttatttaaacttggtatggataatacatttaaaacatATGTCAATCAATACAGTACAAATACAATTGcattaaataaaacacaaagaAATGAAGAACGTGATAAAAAACGTCATTTATcacataaattttcattaacacATGTTTCGGAATTTAAATGGAATGGTAGTTTAACTGGTACACGTGCATTACTTGTATCAACAATACGTCAAACAATATTACAACTTGAAAGTAATATACAAGCACCATTTATGCATCCAAATTGGCCATTATTACGTAAACCATGGACAACAGCTGTTAGTGGATGTATTAATCCACGTGATTTTGTACGTACATTAATTGTATTACAAGGTTGTATTAAATCAACAGTATTTGCAAGTGTATGGCATGATCAACTTGGTCATGTTAAATTACAACGTGTTACAGCACTtgaaagagaagaaaaaaaacgtattgataaaaaagaaaaaaaagataaagatgatgaagaagaaaaaaatcgtACACCAAATTATTGGGTTAAATATCGTTACGTTGTAAAGCATCAAATAGCAAAACAAAAAGGTGAAGAATATCGTTTACATGGACAATGGGGATGGTTATGGGTATCTGGTAATCGTcatgttaaaattattgataataataaaattggttTAAGTGCTGGACCACAAAGAATTATGGTACAAATACGTGATCAAAAAGGTAATAAAGTTCTATCACTTGATCCACCAACATATGAGTatcttttaaaacaatattcagATAAAAGTGATGATACAACAACCgaatcaacatcaacaacaacagcaacaacgaGTAATGATGATGTTAAACCAATTATTAAACAAGAAATTGAAACTGAAGAAATaaatacagataaaaaaattgaagatgaaaaaaaagaaaatgataataaaagtgaattaaaaaatatcaataataataatgataatgctgataataatgatattattaaaaatgaaataaaagatgaaaataatgatggtaataaaataaatttcgcaTTTTTCAAAGAcatggaaataaataaaatatataaaaaaattgataattttgatgaaattgatgTTATGAAAGCATTAACAACATCAGGACGTTTACTTTATccaaaaattggtaaaaaatcacgtattgatgattttttatcacgtagaacacatttaaaaacattagaagaacgtaaattaatacaaaatgaaaaaatgaaaaatgatattaataatgataataaaaatatattaaattgtaattatacaacaaaaaatttaataccattaaatcaacaacaacaaatacaacaattaacaccacatacaaaattaataacaccAACTGTtgctgaattattaaatacagtacaacaaagaattaaaaatgtacGTGCACAATATGTTAATGTACAAAATTtggctaaaaataataaatgttattcaaaatattgtaatatgtatatacaatCACCAAAAACATTAGTTACAACAAAAAGTTTATCACCAACATGTTATTCACCATTGTGTTTAAGAAGAGGAAGATTACGACGTGATTTAGTTGGTTTAATGAAAAAAGCAACAGCATTAAGTAATAATCAAGTTAAAGCTGTTAATATAACTGGTTTaacaaatttacaacaaataactaaaaaagaTGTTACagctattattaataataaaaatgatgattgtcATCAAAATAAAGACAATGTAATACGTAATGATTTagataaaacaacaacaacaacaacatcaaattttaatgatgatttattatcaaaagatGTTAGAAATGAATGTGATTCAccagtttttaaaaaaccaaaaattgaaaatgatacaacaacaacaccaacagcaacaacaacaacaataaaaacagatgataataatattgatgataaatcaataattaataaaattaataataatacatcaacaacaataacagtTATTAATAAACGTGGTAGAAAAGTTGATCGTTGTACAAAAGCTAAAGAATTAACATCAGATGgtacagaaaaaatatattcaacagtAAATACTGAGGgtaaagtatatttaaaaaaaataacaacaacatataatgatcgtaaaaaaaaacgtataccAGTTGTTTATCCTCATTGTTCAAcattttcaactaaaaataaatatcgtaGTATATTAGTATTACCACAACATGAATTACGTAAATTATCACGTGTTGGTGGTAAACAACCAGCTCAAGGTTTTCATCAAATTGCTAAACCAAATATGTCTGTATGGCCATATCCATGTCCACGtccattatttaaaacatGTTGGCTATATAAAACAGTTGGTTTAAAATCATTAGCATCAGCAGCATTACAATTACGTATTATGTGGGCATGTTTAAGATGGGATGATATGGCTGTTAAGCCATTATCAAATGATGGTAAACATCAAATAACAACTGATACTGAAATAATGtcattagaaatattaaaacatcGTCATAATGGACAATTTATGGATAAAACACAGTATTTAAGAAGAAAAGTTGTTATACCATTAGAATTACCAAAAACAATTAGAGAAACAACAAGTATTAGAAGTGGtcttagaaaaagaaaaagaccaGAAAGTCCACAGAGTACATCACCACAAGTATCAGAGGAATGGGTTGATGAATGTACATTGGAACTTTGGGAAATTAAACAGTATGGTGACAG GATGGAGAGAAAGGCTAATGCCCAAGTTATTACTAGAAGCCGATCAATTGTTCCAAGTCCGGCAAATACTGGAAATCGTGGATCAATTGGTGTTATTAATGATCAACTTACTGCTAAATCAACACCtgaagaaattaaagaaaaaatggaattacaattaaaaatacaacgtGCTGCACATCAACAAAAACGTCAATTAGAACATCGTGCAAGTCCAGGTGGTACAAATACACAAATGATTAAAGTTGCATCAGGAACAAACCAAG atgGAGTAATGAAACTTATATCTAAAGTTGCAATACCAGCAACACCACAAGGAAAATCACAATTAACATCATTATTAACAGcatcaaatcaaaataaacaatttattggtACAAGACGTATTTTTATGACAAAGGCAGCTGATGGTACAACACGTGTAATCAATGGACCAACAAGTATACTACCAAAAAcaccaacatcaacaacaccaacatcaGCACATAcaccaaatatattaaaaacagtTGGTACACCAACAACACCAGTACAACAAGTACAACAACGTGTACAAATATTACGTGCACCAGATGGTAAATTACAAGTACGTGGATTAATGCCTGGACAACAAATTGTACAAATGCCTGAtggtaaattacatgtattaaatacaaatcaaacaataacaacaaatcaAAATTCATCACCACAAAGTGGTAAAACAATTATTGGTAATAAAGCAACACCAATGAAAACATTAGCAATACAACAAAGTCAAGGTAATATTGTTAATTCTACAACACCACCACAATTAGTTAGAGTTAAACAACAAATTGTACAACAATCACCAACACAAAAAGCTGTTACATCAACAAGTGTATTAAcaccacaaaaaaatacaattgttgtATCAAATACTGGACAAGTTGTTAATTCAACTGGACAAATAATGAATACAAatcaaattgttgttaatgatgCAAATTTAGCACAACAATTAGCAAGTGGTAAAGCACAATTAGCAACAATTGGTGGTCATCAAGTTGTTATTAGAAGTACACCAACTGGTAATCAAATGGtacaattaaattcatcaacaaattcacctggtcaattattattaaaaggtACAACAACTGGTAGTccaaatttacaaaaagtaaTTGCTTCAACagtatcaacatcaacatcaactgtaccaacaacaccaattaatacacaatcatcaataacaaatgttaaaaCAACACCAGCACAAAATGTACAagaaacaattgttaaatcaGGAATTCAAACACCgacaacaacgacaacaaaTATTGCAACAACACCAGCatcaaatatatcaacaataaaatcaacaagagTATCAACAAATGATGCTAATATTGAAGCACAATTACTTGTTGGTCAACCACCAGGTACAACTATTAAATGTGTTACAGCAACTGTTATAGATACAATAAATGGACCAAGAATTGTATTACAAGGTTTATATAGTACTGATTTATCAAGTTCACAAATAGCTATGGTACAACAACAAgttaaacaacaattattaaaacaacaaacagAAGCTGATAAACAGGGTACACTTGGACCAATAAGAATATATTTAGCTGTACAACCAGCAATAAATCAAGCTGTAGtagcaacaacaacaccatcagCAACATCTACAACAATAACGACATCAGTACAAACATCAATagcaacaccaacaacaccagTTGTGGctgcaaatttaaaaaatcaattaacaaaaacaacaacagcgGTAACAACTCCAGTAACATCAACAGCTACAATACCATCAACAGTAGTAACATcaaatgtacaaaaaataattgaaacaacaacaacaacagtagcaccaacaacaacaacaacagcaactgttgcatcaaaagaaaatataccagaaacattaaaacaaataacaaataatgataataatgcaaAAGTTGTTGTACAACAAGTTAGTAAAACAACATCAGATATTGATGAtacacaaaaagaaaaattatgtaataatgaaaacataattaataaaaaaaatacaacaacaaatgatgatgaatttgttgTAACACCAGATTATATacataattcaattaaattagcacttaaacaagaaaatttaaatccagaaattgaagaaaaattattacgtaTGCAACGTTATcaagaaaaacaaatgaaaggTTCTGAtacaataaatcatcaatcaaCAATACCATCAACACCAGTACAACGTACACCAGTTAGAAAAAGACCAGTACCAGTATCATTATCAACACCATTAGTacaatcatcaacaacagcattaTCATCAACGACGACGACAACGacaacaaccacaacaacaacaccattatcgtcatcatcaccatcaacaacgacaacaacagcagcagtaatagcaacaacaacaacaacgacaacgaCACCAACAGCAACAACGACAGTATCACCAAAAATGACAACAGTAGCAACACCAATAAAAACCGAACACACAATAGCACCATCATCACaagtacaaaaagaaaatcaaacaaaaataaatgataatgatacaaaaaatatatttgaatcaccaagaaaaaaaattaaacaagaaCCAGTTACAAATGAATCACCacctcaaaaaataataactacaCCAGTAAAAtcatcaccaacaacaacaacaacatcaccaTCATCTTCAACATTAatagcaaataataatattaaaattgaagatgGTATAAATGATACACCAAAACAAAATCGTGgattaaaatcaaaagaaaattatgaaatacgtaaaaaacaacaacaagtacaatcaaatcaacaagttttattatttcgtcataaagaattattaaaaaaagatatattaaaaaaacgttcatcattagaaaaagaattacaaattgatataaataaagatataacTGATGAATTAACTAAAAGAACAAAAGctgaaagaaataaacaaGATGATGTTAAAATTGGTAGTGCtaaaagaaaatcaaataCTCAATTACCAAATCAATTAAGTCCAATTAATCGTAATAAAGGTAAAAAACAACGTAATTCAATGAGTGGTAATACACCACCTGGTTGTGGTATTATTAATAGTGGTATTGGTAGTGGTGGTAGTAGTGGTGgtacatcatcaaataatcgtatgaaaaaacaaaaattatattgtttatgtaGAACACCATATGATGAAACGAAATTTTATGTTGGTTGTGATCTTTGTAATAATTGGTTCCATGGTGAATGTGTTGAAATAACTGAAGAAATGTCAAAAACATTATCTGAATTTGTTTGTACTGAGTGTCGACATGCACGTGATACACAAGAACTTTATTGTTTATGTAAACAACCATATGATGAatcacaattttatatttgttgtgATAAATGTCAAGATTGGTTTCATGGTAGATGTGTTGGTATATTACAATCTGAAgctgataatattgatgaatatgTTTGTCCAAATTGTCAAAGAAATTCATCTGTTAATTTTGCTAATATGAAAAATCTTAATGCTAAAGATTTGGATTTACTTAAAAAAGTCATTAAACTTATAcag cAACACAAAAGTGCATGGCCGTTTATGGAACCTGTTGATCCAAATGAAGCACCAGATTATTATAAAGTCATCAAAGAACCAATGG atTTACAAACAATCGAGCTAAGGATAAATGAcaaaacatacaaaaaattgaGTGAATTTATTGGTGAcatgacaaaaatatttgacaattGTCGGTATTACAATCCAAAAGAATcaccattttttaaatgtgctGAATCACTTGAAACATATTTTGTCAACAAAATTAAGAGTCTCCGGGAAAAATTCTCTGAgggtaaatga